One part of the Vicia villosa cultivar HV-30 ecotype Madison, WI linkage group LG6, Vvil1.0, whole genome shotgun sequence genome encodes these proteins:
- the LOC131615180 gene encoding glycerol-3-phosphate dehydrogenase [NAD(+)] 2, chloroplastic-like, with translation MSESLFLLLQFSTSFLESVADYVDPGLPFISLSKGLELNTLRMMAQIIPQALRNPRQPFVALSGPSFALELMNKLPTAMVMASKDKKLADAVQQLLASNRLRIGTSSDVTGVEIAGALKNVLAIAAGIVVEKGKGCRSIIDRVLFSQTLEKGSKLGWSSC, from the exons ATGTCTGAATCTTTGTTTCTGTTATTGCAGTTCAGCACATCATTTCTTGAGAGTGTCGCTGATTATGTTGATCCGGGCTTGCCATTCATATCTCTCAGTAAAGGCCTGGAGCTTAATACACTAAGGATGATGGCTCAAATTATTCCTCAAGCACTAAGAAATCCTCGCCAGCCTTTTGTTGCACTATCAGGTCCTTCTTTTGCTCTGGAATTAATGAACAAGCTACCTACAG CGATGGTCATGGCATCCAAAGACAAAAAATTGGCAGATGCAGTTCAGCAGTTACTAGCATCAAATCGTTTAAGAATCGGTACATCAAG TGATGTTACAGGAGTAGAAATAGCAGGGGCCCTCAAGAATGTGCTAGCAATAGCAGCTGGGATTGTAGTAG AGAAAGGAAAAGGGTGCAGATCCATCATTGACCGAGTTCTATTTTCGCAGACATTGGAAAAAGGATCAAAGTTGGGTTGGAGTTCATGCTGA
- the LOC131613015 gene encoding MATH domain and coiled-coil domain-containing protein At3g58360-like, with the protein MEHHQSSVEKFEKFIWKVENFSHLKSYVIYSEPFVLGGYPWRIILYPKGEVEAEESLSIYLEAVKTDNMSEGWSRDVKYKFHIFNQFDANMTTTKESMIEFKAYDDQWGCSSFMPLVDKLLDLKKGFIVNDVCMVGVEIFVRKSTQEKQVNRSVTLTFESLAGPIEVETLVPKIEDPCPNLKTLSPDCHEPTIDPDTELFTALGRVLYFLKTRKVKDMNEKTCKELQVLWDELKKFKFDLTWLEPQVQSALGIHRVLEKAMEVEKMKENVVVLELETEKLKTKLSAAEVNLEVERDLWKAKGIKEIDFDSELGP; encoded by the exons ATGGAGCATCATCAATCTAGTGTTGAAAAGTTTGAGAAATTTATATGGAAGGTTGAAAACTTCTCTCATTTGAAAAGCTATGTGATTTACTCGGAGCCTTTTGTGTTAGGTGGCTATCCATG GAGGATTATTCTGTATCCAAAGGGGGAGGTAGAAGCAGAGGAATCCTTATCAATATATTTGGAGGCTGTGAAAACTGATAATATGTCTGAGGGATGGAGTAGAGATGTCAAATATAAGTTTCATATTTTCAACCAGTTCGATGCCAACATGACAACCACAAAAG AATCTATGATCGAGTTCAAGGCATATGATGATCAATGGGGTTGCTCTTCTTTCATGCCATTAGTTGATAAGCTTCTTGACCTTAAAAAGGGGTTTATTGTGAATGATGTATGTATGGTCGGTGTAGAAATTTTTGTTCGTAAGTCAACACAAGAGAAACAAGTAAACCGATCTGTAACTTTAACATTTGAAAGTCTAGCTGGGCCTATTGAAGTTGAAACCCTTGTGCCAAAGATTGAAGATCCATGCCCAAATTTAAAAACTCTTTCACCAGATTGCCATGAACCTACTATAGATCCTGATACAGAGTTATTTACTGCACTGGGGAGAGTTCTTTATTTTCTTAAGACTAGAAAAGTGAAAgatatgaatgagaaaacttgtAAAGAACTTCAAGTTTTATGGGATGAACTTAAGAAATTTAAATTTGATCTTACATGGCTAGAGCCACAAGTCCAATCTGCCTTGGGAATACATAGAGTTTTGGAGAAAGCTATGGAAGTAGAAAAGATGAAGGAGAATGTTGTAGTTCTAGAGCTGGAAACAGAGAAGCTAAAGACAAAGTTGAGTGCTGCTGAGGTAAATCTTGAGGTAGAAAGAGACTTGTGGAAAGCGAAAGGCATCAAAGAAATAGATTTTGATTCTGAATTGGGACCATAG